CATGGGGCTTGCCCGTTCAAACATCACGGTCAACAAATAGCCCCCAAAGCCATGCACTCATGGATTCATGACACTAagcaacatttaaaaaaaaaaaaaaatggcactcgcaaaataaacaaaaggacaaaagaaacaccaaaatttagacacaaatgaaagaaacaatAACCTTCTGATTTCTTACAAAAGCAATACCATATACTAAATGTCAGATTAAAACAGCCAGACTTAATGtgacaaacacaaaaacatgaGGGGGCAGGATGAACAAGTTACCTCTGCAAGGAGGACCGCAATTTGGTTGTCGGATGTGACCAGGAGATCCAAGGCATCTGATAGTGATGAAGAATCCACCACTACCTTATCTCCATTTTCAATGACAAAATTAATGGTGCACTCCTGAAGCCGGTTATGAAGAATGCTGCATTCATGTAGCAGATTTTGAGTAGCAATATTGGCATATTCCCCACGCTGCTTTTCCATCTGAAGGAATCTCTGAAAGGACAGGCAAAATTTCAGCAGCATAGATAAGTCACTGTTTAACATATTCAAATATTTCCTATTTCACATTGACTGAATTTCAATCAAAATGgagctaaaaaaaaaagttcataagtgacataaaaatgaaatttcaattttgccaaagtaaacaaaaaagaaaagtggaCAAAACTAAGACAACCATTAGAACAATAAGTACTCAAGGGCCTAGGAATTCTAAAGGCCAATTTAGTAGCTGAATTTGGATTTGCATTCCTTGGGGTTTCACATCCACTAATTTAATAGCAGTTAGCAGAAATTTGGCTCCATATGATAGATACCTCTGCCTCAGATTTCTCCTTCAGTGATTGGTCAAGGTCCTTCTGTAGTTCTGCTTGAGACCTCCTGAGAGCTTTAACCTCTTTAACAAGAACTTTAATATCTGCTTTTGATTTAACTTCTAGATCTTTGTGTTGCTTCAGAAAATCCTCAAGCTGCTTTTTGGTCACATCCAACTCTTGCAGTGCACTTTTTTCCCAAGTGAGAGAATTAATTGCCGGTTCTGTATCTGACTTTTCTTTCTAGAAATGATTGGCAAACAATTATGGAATCATCAGTGTGATTGAAAAAACAATAATACAAGGGTGAGCAATGAAAAGAATGCACAACCTGTTGTGACTTCAATTTCAACTCCATTTCTAATGACTTTTGCCGAAGTTCCTCCATATCCCACTGCATTTGGGTAACTCGTTCTCTTTCAGTCAAAATAGCCTGCTGAAGGTTTTCCTTACTTTTCTGCTTAATAGTTTCAAGTTCCACTTCCAAATCCTTGACCTGTAAGATGCAGTCATCATGGTCATAATTACAATCGCTAGAATCTATCAGCATGGCAACGAAGGAACAGTAACCTGGGGGTCTAAAGTGCATCTACCATGCATCTGGAATAACAGAACCTAATTTGCCTTTGACTCAGCAAATTACAACAAATTCAATCCACGTTCACACATGTTCAAGCTTACagatattagaaaaaaattaagttttataaataatgaGATAAAAGAGCTTTAGACAAGTGATTGTAACTTTTTATCATCTGTGGTTGGAGTAGAGGTGAGCTTACAGGTTTTTAGGATCTAATGTGGTCAACACTTGCAATAAAATAGTCCTAACTTCACTTCTATTGCATGATATCAGCTCTTCAAAGAGCTTACAAGTATAAATGGAAAAATCATGTAGAGTTATCCTCTTATTCATTACTTTTTGATCTGAGAAAGTGTTGCTAATATGCTATAAGACAACAGGAGGGTGATTTGCAAGCATTACCTAAAAACCTAGAATAGGCAGGTTTCCCAAACAAGTTCTACCAAATAAACATCCATCAggaggaagaaaatattaagtcTTCATATCTTAGTTTCTTTAATCAGTCTAATCACAATAAATCCAGATTTTAACTAAACGAATCcttcatcttgaatcacctttATCTACCATCACCCTTTTGTGTTCAAGGCAACCAAGTATTTCTGATTAACTTCAATTGACGCCCTTTTTTAGCACCATCATATATGCAACTTTTATAACTCAAGCTTCTTATAAATTCATTACCTTTTGTGTACTGCTGTCTATTCATATTATTGCCAGATTGTTGATACACAACAAACAGATCACTCTATGCCCCTCCTGTGCTGAGTGGGTATCATTCGATTTTTAATATAGCCATTAACAGTAACTTTGGCAGGCATAAATATAGATGGATATCATCGTAATAACATTGTCATCATCACCACCATCAATTGCACCTTATTCTAACCAAGTTAGAGTTGTGGGCATGGCACTCATAATGTCAATTAACTTCTAAAAGTCAAATTGACAATAAAGAcacatgcaaaagaacaatgtggcaaaaatTTTACGGCATATGCCCTTCTTGATGGAACCCTCTAGTGAGGGAATGTGATAGGCAGCCCATAACATTCCGCTACAAAAGACTTAAGAAATAAAGGCGTAATAGGGATATTGAAATGGGAGAAGGCCAATTGGTGCATGTGTAGACAATAAATTCagttaaggggtagaatggAAAGAGCGAAGGGGGGGCATGTGCGGGCAATAgattcctataaatagagaagcaaaCAGAGTAAAAGGCAGGGAATATTTTGGTGAATATAGAAGGAGAGCGTGGACCTCTCGAATGtccaattttcattcattttgttaatttccagcCTTGTAATTCCCTTCGATTATCAGTAATAAAAGTAATTCAAGCTAGACTATTATCAGTAGTCTAccaaaatgatgaaataaaattctgacaccatcttcatatagaAAAGTCTCATGAAATGACAGTGAATGAAGATAACTGATATAGACGTGttccatcacatagttgatattgtgaaaccaaccTCCACAACATGGAAACATGACTAATGTATACATGgatacaaatgttatatatgtatcACTGAAAATTTTTGTTCTTCTATACCTAAAATCATGCTCCATATGCTTCATCATTCAACtagaaagtattttttattttaacagtAACCCTCCAAAATTGTGACTTATTTGTAATTTCTATTTTGGTTTCATCAACCAAAGTTATGTTCACAGGCATCAAATAAAGCATATCCTAGGTCTGTCTCCATGACAAAAGCGATTTGAGCACCTGGTGAAAATAACTTGCCTATCCTTCTTTGTTCACATAATAGTCGTTCCGTTACATACATCTTAAAACACACCAATGAAAACACTTATTCCTCGCATCTGATTATGTAAATACTTAAATCCaccaacaaataaataaaaaaagtatagGTACTGTACTCCTGTACCTTTGTTGCAAGATAATCTTTTGCAGCTATTTCTTGATTTAATCTGGATATAAGATCCTCCATATCTGTTTTAGCTGTGACAAGTCTCCGCTGCATGGACATAAGAACCCTGTTCATTTTGGGGCGTTGATCCAATGGAAGAACTAACTGTACATCACTTAACTGGAGCTCTGCATCGTCAAGAACTGCCATTGTTTTTGAAACCTCAGGACCTCCAAGAGGGCCAACTGGCACCTCCGACTTGTGGAATCCAGAATTTGACAACTCACTACCTCTTAAAGAGCTTGTGTCGCTTCCGGCACTTTCAGTTGAGAGCTTTCGAGCATGGCTAATTACCTTATGTTCAGGTTCAGAAAAACGTTCAATCCTATCATCAGCAAGATAAGCAGTTTTAGAAGTATTTCCATTATCTGCACAATGCCCTATGACACTATTACTCTCTCTGGTATGCTGTTTATGCCTAGGTAAACCCTCAAGCTGCTCCAAAATAGCCTCCCCCATAAACAAGCCTTCATCAATATTGGACATGCCATACTTTATGAGCTTTTCTATTGGACTAGACAAATCTTCATCTAGTGACAGATCCTCTGTACCACCTTCAGAACTATTATCCCTTCTGAAGTTTGGCGTTCCAATCTCAGATGTTTCATAAGCAGTATCACTACCATAATCTGACGCAGCTGATGTACTACCAGCTAAGACTGAGAGGCTTGGATTGGGATGTACTTGAAGCGGAGAAACTGTGCCATTCGTGGAAGGATTTGcttctgattttttttcattttcatcttgaAATGCTGcccaaattttgaaattttggaatcAAATGTCAAGATTAAGAAGATAcacaaaaagaatatatatatatatataaagtaattaaaaagATTAGATACAAGGTCCAAATCGTTTCTAGTATTGAACTTATAATTTCAGTTATGTAAGTTTTACTAAATGAAAACTAGGTTCAGTAGACACATGCATACAAGATCTGGCAGCAGCTTCAAGTTCAAGGAAGGATGCAACTGTGGCACTTCTTGACAAATCAATGTCTGATAGTAACTTTGTCATCCACTCCTCCAGATAGCATCGTCTCTACAACAAAGTCAACCTTTAGTTAAGACTCATAAACATCCATATAAATTGCATGGTAGTATTTATCAACCAGACCAGATTTATTCATTGTGTTACCAAAATTTGAACTACTCATTCAccaggtgtgtgtgtgtgtatgttttATGTTATGTAGAATAAATGCCTTTATTTACATATTCCACACATCCTACAATCAGTTCAACTTAGAGTGAGACATGTATATCTAAGACCCATTACCATGGACAAATAAAATTCAGAATTCACAACttgaactggaaagaataaAGGATTATGGAGCATGAAAAGGCAGTGTTTTGCACACAAGTTATAATGTTGATATCAATATAAAACCTCTTGTTACTAGGAGATGACATGCTGCAGGTCAATCAACCCATAATAGAATTGTAATAATAAATGTAGTGAATACAGTGAGTACCTCTTCTAACAGCGCCCTACTTTTTATCCGCAAGAACCCCTTGGGTGGAGTTGGAGGGATATTCTTCTTAGGAAATGCTCTTTTGAGCTGAAAAGCAAGTAATAAGAATATAAGAATATCATCATGTAGTAAATATCCATTTTAAATGATAAACGATTCATCCATTTGAACAAGTACCATTGAACACACAGCAAAAATGTCTCAGTTCCAAAAGACCCAATGATTCAATGGCCTAGACATAAGAAAAGGCATCATAGACT
This genomic stretch from Diospyros lotus cultivar Yz01 chromosome 1, ASM1463336v1, whole genome shotgun sequence harbors:
- the LOC127802891 gene encoding PX domain-containing protein EREL1 isoform X4, producing MTKLLSDIDLSRSATVASFLELEAAARSSFQDENEKKSEANPSTNGTVSPLQVHPNPSLSVLAGSTSAASDYGSDTAYETSEIGTPNFRRDNSSEGGTEDLSLDEDLSSPIEKLIKYGMSNIDEGLFMGEAILEQLEGLPRHKQHTRESNSVIGHCADNGNTSKTAYLADDRIERFSEPEHKVISHARKLSTESAGSDTSSLRGSELSNSGFHKSEVPVGPLGGPEVSKTMAVLDDAELQLSDVQLVLPLDQRPKMNRVLMSMQRRLVTAKTDMEDLISRLNQEIAAKDYLATKVKDLEVELETIKQKSKENLQQAILTERERVTQMQWDMEELRQKSLEMELKLKSQQKEKSDTEPAINSLTWEKSALQELDVTKKQLEDFLKQHKDLEVKSKADIKVLVKEVKALRRSQAELQKDLDQSLKEKSEAERFLQMEKQRGEYANIATQNLLHECSILHNRLQECTINFVIENGDKVVVDSSSLSDALDLLVTSDNQIAVLLAEVEFLVQGSGEKTNPLDEELRKMLKDIFTDNARLRKQVNSVLVCALKMGTQAEKDDKADSSRNIQSEEDAEADPSKTAVQTTVIDR
- the LOC127802891 gene encoding PX domain-containing protein EREL1 isoform X2, producing the protein MGFRRCRWAWIGAPRRGDGMGGTRFGRMILVQDGAIASQFLPGLSVQKQEIQIQLWVQVGIQSPEGITTIRGILRRFNDFLKLFTVLKRAFPKKNIPPTPPKGFLRIKSRALLEERRCYLEEWMTKLLSDIDLSRSATVASFLELEAAARSSFQDENEKKSEANPSTNGTVSPLQVHPNPSLSVLAGSTSAASDYGSDTAYETSEIGTPNFRRDNSSEGGTEDLSLDEDLSSPIEKLIKYGMSNIDEGLFMGEAILEQLEGLPRHKQHTRESNSVIGHCADNGNTSKTAYLADDRIERFSEPEHKVISHARKLSTESAGSDTSSLRGSELSNSGFHKSEVPVGPLGGPEVSKTMAVLDDAELQLSDVQLVLPLDQRPKMNRVLMSMQRRLVTAKTDMEDLISRLNQEIAAKDYLATKVKDLEVELETIKQKSKENLQQAILTERERVTQMQWDMEELRQKSLEMELKLKSQQKEKSDTEPAINSLTWEKSALQELDVTKKQLEDFLKQHKDLEVKSKADIKVLVKEVKALRRSQAELQKDLDQSLKEKSEAERFLQMEKQRGEYANIATQNLLHECSILHNRLQECTINFVIENGDKVVVDSSSLSDALDLLVTSDNQIAVLLAEVEFLVQGSGEKTNPLDEELRKMLKDIFTDNARLRKQVNSVLVCALKMGTQAEKDDKADSSRNIQSEEDAEADPSKTAVQTTVIDR
- the LOC127802891 gene encoding PX domain-containing protein EREL1 isoform X3, which codes for MELLHHNSFLGCPSKNKRFRSSCGTQIARLSSTYLYKGVQVGIQSPEGITTIRGILRRFNDFLKLFTVLKRAFPKKNIPPTPPKGFLRIKSRALLEERRCYLEEWMTKLLSDIDLSRSATVASFLELEAAARSSFQDENEKKSEANPSTNGTVSPLQVHPNPSLSVLAGSTSAASDYGSDTAYETSEIGTPNFRRDNSSEGGTEDLSLDEDLSSPIEKLIKYGMSNIDEGLFMGEAILEQLEGLPRHKQHTRESNSVIGHCADNGNTSKTAYLADDRIERFSEPEHKVISHARKLSTESAGSDTSSLRGSELSNSGFHKSEVPVGPLGGPEVSKTMAVLDDAELQLSDVQLVLPLDQRPKMNRVLMSMQRRLVTAKTDMEDLISRLNQEIAAKDYLATKVKDLEVELETIKQKSKENLQQAILTERERVTQMQWDMEELRQKSLEMELKLKSQQKEKSDTEPAINSLTWEKSALQELDVTKKQLEDFLKQHKDLEVKSKADIKVLVKEVKALRRSQAELQKDLDQSLKEKSEAERFLQMEKQRGEYANIATQNLLHECSILHNRLQECTINFVIENGDKVVVDSSSLSDALDLLVTSDNQIAVLLAEVEFLVQGSGEKTNPLDEELRKMLKDIFTDNARLRKQVNSVLVCALKMGTQAEKDDKADSSRNIQSEEDAEADPSKTAVQTTVIDR
- the LOC127802891 gene encoding PX domain-containing protein EREL1 isoform X1, with the translated sequence MMQRPSPPKHRHDGISPLPLGMDWSPPPRRWNGRDTIWPHDPRTGWSYCITIPSWVVRPKTRDSDPVVFYRVQVGIQSPEGITTIRGILRRFNDFLKLFTVLKRAFPKKNIPPTPPKGFLRIKSRALLEERRCYLEEWMTKLLSDIDLSRSATVASFLELEAAARSSFQDENEKKSEANPSTNGTVSPLQVHPNPSLSVLAGSTSAASDYGSDTAYETSEIGTPNFRRDNSSEGGTEDLSLDEDLSSPIEKLIKYGMSNIDEGLFMGEAILEQLEGLPRHKQHTRESNSVIGHCADNGNTSKTAYLADDRIERFSEPEHKVISHARKLSTESAGSDTSSLRGSELSNSGFHKSEVPVGPLGGPEVSKTMAVLDDAELQLSDVQLVLPLDQRPKMNRVLMSMQRRLVTAKTDMEDLISRLNQEIAAKDYLATKVKDLEVELETIKQKSKENLQQAILTERERVTQMQWDMEELRQKSLEMELKLKSQQKEKSDTEPAINSLTWEKSALQELDVTKKQLEDFLKQHKDLEVKSKADIKVLVKEVKALRRSQAELQKDLDQSLKEKSEAERFLQMEKQRGEYANIATQNLLHECSILHNRLQECTINFVIENGDKVVVDSSSLSDALDLLVTSDNQIAVLLAEVEFLVQGSGEKTNPLDEELRKMLKDIFTDNARLRKQVNSVLVCALKMGTQAEKDDKADSSRNIQSEEDAEADPSKTAVQTTVIDR